The following coding sequences lie in one Saimiri boliviensis isolate mSaiBol1 chromosome 6, mSaiBol1.pri, whole genome shotgun sequence genomic window:
- the LOC101034562 gene encoding olfactory receptor 2AG1, translated as MELWNSTLGSAFILVGILNDSASPEVVCATITVLYMLALTSNGLLLLAITLETRLHVPMYLLLGQLSLMDLLFTSVVTPKALADFLRRVNTISFGGCALQMFLALTMGGAEDLLLAFMAYDRYVAICHPLKYMTFMSPRVCWLMVATSWILASLSALVYTLYTMHYPFCRAQKIRHLLCEILPLLKLACADTSRYELMVYVMGVTFLIPSLAAILASYTLILFTVLHMPSNEGRKKALVTCSSHLTVVGMFYGAATFMYVLPSSFHNPKQDNIISVFYTIVTPALNPLIYSLRNKEVMGALRRVLGKYMLLAHSTL; from the coding sequence ATGGAGCTCTGGAACTCCACCTTGGGAAGTGCCTTCATCTTGGTGGGAATTCTGAATGACAGTGCGTCTCCTGAAGTGGTCTGTGCTACAATTACTGTCCTATACATGTTGGCCTTGACCAGCAATGGCCTGCTGCTCCTGGCCATTACATTGGAAACCCGGCTCCACGTGCCCATGTACCTCCTGCTTGGGCAGCTCTCTCTGATGGACCTTCTGTTCACATCTGTTGTCACTCCCAAGGCCCTTGCAGACTTTCTGCGCAGAGTAAACACCATCTCCTTTGGAGGCTGTGCCCTTCAGATGTTCCTGGCACTGACAATGGGTGGCGCTGAGGACCTCCTACTGGCCTTCATGGCCTATGACAGGTATGTGGCCATTTGTCATCCTCTGAAATACATGACCTTCATGAGCCCAAGAGTCTGCTGGCTCATGGTGGCCACATCCTGGATCCTGGCATCCCTAAGTGCCCTAGTATATACCCTGTATACCATGCACTATCCCTTCTGCAGAGCCCAGAAGATCAGGCATCTGCTCTGTGAGATCCTACCCTTGTTGAAGTTGGCCTGTGCTGATACCTCCAGATATGAGCTCATGGTATATGTGATGGGTGTGACTTTCCTGATTCCCTCTCTTGCTGCTATACTGGCCTCCTACACACTAATCTTATTCACTGTGCTCCATATGCCATCAAATGAGGGGAGGAAGAAAGCCCTTGTCACCTGCTCTTCCCACCTGACTGTGGTTGGGATGTTCTATGGAGCTGCCACATTCATGTATGTCTTGCCCAGTTCCTTCCACAATCCCAAACAAGACAACATCATATCTGTTTTCTACACGATTGTCACTCCAGCCTTGAATCCCCTCATCTACAGCCTGAGAAATAAGGAAGTCATGGGGGCCTTGAGGAGGGTCCTGGGAAAATACATGCTGCTGGCACACTCCACGCTCTAG
- the OR2AG2 gene encoding olfactory receptor 2AG2, with amino-acid sequence MELRNATLGSAFILVGILNDSPSPEVVCATITVLYLLALTSNGLLLLAITLEARLHVPMYLLLGQLSLMDLLFTSVVTPKALADFLCRVNTISFGGCALQMFLALTMGGAEDLLLAFMAYDRYVAICHPLKYMTLMSPRVCRRMVATSWILASLTALGHTTYTMHFPFCTSWEIRHLLCEIPPLLKLACADTSRYELIIYVTGVTFLLLPISAIVASYTLILFAVLHMPSNEGRKKALVTCSSHLTVVGMFYGAATFMYVLPSSFHSPKRDNIVSVFYTIVTPALNPLIYSLRNKEVMGTLRRVLGKYMLLAHSML; translated from the coding sequence aTGGAGCTTCGGAACGCCACCTTGGGAAGTGCCTTCATCTTGGTGGGAATTCTAAATGACAGTCCGTCTCCTGAAGTGGTCTGTGCTACAATTACTGTCCTTTACTTGTTGGCCCTGACCAGCAATGGCCTGCTGCTCCTGGCCATCACATTGGAAGCCCGGCTCCATGTGCCCATGTACCTCCTGCTTGGGCAGCTCTCTCTCATGGACCTTCTGTTCACATCTGTTGTCACTCCCAAGGCCCTTGCAGACTTTCTGTGCAGAGTAAACACCATCTCCTTTGGAGGCTGTGCCCTTCAGATGTTCCTGGCACTGACAATGGGTGGTGCTGAGGACCTCCTACTGGCCTTCATGGCCTATGACAGGTATGTGGCCATTTGTCATCCTCTGAAATACATGACCCTCATGAGCCCAAGAGTCTGCAGGCGCATGGTAGCCACATCCTGGATCCTGGCATCTCTGACTGCTCTAGGACATACCACGTACACCATGCACTTTCCTTTCTGCACGTCCTGGGAAATCAGGCATCTGCTCTGTGAGATCCCACCCTTGCTGAAGTTGGCCTGTGCTGATACCTCCAGGTATGAACTTATAATATATGTGACAGGTGTGACTTTTCTCTTGCTCCCCATTTCTGCCATTGTTGcctcctacacactgatcttatTCGCTGTGCTCCATATGCCATCAAATGAGGGGAGGAAGAAAGCCCTTGTCACCTGCTCTTCCCACCTGACTGTGGTTGGGATGTTCTATGGAGCTGCCACATTCATGTATGTCTTGCCCAGTTCCTTCCACAGTCCCAAACGAGACAACATCGTATCTGTTTTCTACACAATTGTCACTCCAGCCTTGAATCCCCTCATCTATAGCCTGAGAAATAAGGAAGTCATGGGGACCTTGAGGAGGGTCCTGGGAAAATACATGCTGCTGGCACACTCCATGCTCTAG